One window of the Cydia splendana chromosome 18, ilCydSple1.2, whole genome shotgun sequence genome contains the following:
- the LOC134799265 gene encoding uncharacterized protein LOC134799265 isoform X1: protein MRAVQCLLVLVLLLWQASAGPAVSVLGHDPSSHPPGLAAVSELTSRVVSKAPRLNMKDARFPIPGPQDIEAIKKVAQILAMLGEQVIPAIIGEPSTGGTACDPVEDAPNDTVTE, encoded by the exons ATGCGAGCGGTGCAGTGTTTGTTGGTGCTGGTGCTTCTCTTGTGGCAGGCTTCGGCCGGGCCCGCTGTCAGTGTA TTGGGCCATGACCCCTCCTCCCACCCCCCAGGGCTGGCCGCCGTCTCCGAGCTGACCTCACGCGTGGTCAGCAAAGCCCCCCGCCTGAACATGAAGGACGCCAGGTTCCCCATCCCGGGGCCCCAGGACATAGAGGCCATCAAGAAGGTGGCGCAGATCCTGGCGATGCTGGGAGAACAG GTAATACCAGCAATTATAGGAGAGCCGAGCACCGGCGGGACTGCGTGTGATCCCGTGGAGGATGCCCCCAACGACACCGTCACTGAATAG
- the LOC134799672 gene encoding uncharacterized protein LOC134799672: MYYHPMGYTLEDPDGGALSEELQDALFCSECCADCARPVYRVTASYAPIFGRHKSVFLDKFTHGLSLINTSVFHFFYSSEDQYLYAVMSNSDWYETIGSISSQCVILLGVSLVSVFELVFHCTVRWRYHYKRRRRLRRHSLER, translated from the exons ATGTACTACCACCCCATGGGCTACACCTTGGAAGACCCGGACGGGGGGGCCCTGAGTGAGGAGCTGCAGGACGCCCTCTTCTGCTCCGAGTGCTGCGCGGACTGCGCACGTCCCGTCTACCGTGTGACAGCTTCTTATGCCCCGATTTTCGGCCGGCATAAGTCAGTGTTCTTGGACAAATTCAC ACACGGCCTGTCACTGATAAACACGAGCGTGTTCCACTTCTTCTACTCGTCGGAAGACCAGTATCTTTACGCGGTGATGAGTAACTCTGACTGGTACGAGACGATCG GTTCGATCAGCAGCCAATGCGTGATTCTCCTGGGCGTCAGCCTGGTGTCCGTCTTCGAGTTAGTGTTCCACTGCACCGTTAGATGGCGCTACCATTATAAACGGCGCAGGAGACTGCGAAGACATTCGCTGGAACGCTAA
- the LOC134799265 gene encoding uncharacterized protein LOC134799265 isoform X2 — protein MRAVQCLLVLVLLLWQASAGPAVSVLGHDPSSHPPGLAAVSELTSRVVSKAPRLNMKDARFPIPGPQDIEAIKKVAQILAMLGEQVLG, from the exons ATGCGAGCGGTGCAGTGTTTGTTGGTGCTGGTGCTTCTCTTGTGGCAGGCTTCGGCCGGGCCCGCTGTCAGTGTA TTGGGCCATGACCCCTCCTCCCACCCCCCAGGGCTGGCCGCCGTCTCCGAGCTGACCTCACGCGTGGTCAGCAAAGCCCCCCGCCTGAACATGAAGGACGCCAGGTTCCCCATCCCGGGGCCCCAGGACATAGAGGCCATCAAGAAGGTGGCGCAGATCCTGGCGATGCTGGGAGAACAGGTACTAGG GTAA